A section of the Ovis canadensis isolate MfBH-ARS-UI-01 breed Bighorn chromosome 1, ARS-UI_OviCan_v2, whole genome shotgun sequence genome encodes:
- the LOC138430309 gene encoding keratin-associated protein 13-2-like produces the protein MSYKCCSENFSSRSLGVHLGYPGSSCGSSCGSSFLSNLVYRTDLCCPRICRPTPVVLKPCQTSCYCPRTSTLCSPFQITFSGSPGCGSIRGCSLGYGSRSCYSLDRGSRVGCGSRVFRLLGYGIHGFPSLRCGSRFYHPAYLASRSCQSSRYRPICRSNFCRSTC, from the coding sequence ATGTCCTACAAATGCTGTTCTGAAAACTTCTCCTCCCGCTCCCTCGGGGTCCACCTGGGCTACCCAGGCTCCTCCTGTGGCTCCTCCTGTGGCTCCTCCTTCCTCAGCAACCTGGTCTACAGGACTGACCTCTGTTGTCCCAGGATCTGCCGGCCCACCCCTGTGGTGCTCAAGCCCTGTCAGACGTCCTGCTACTGCCCAAGGACCTCCACACTCTGCAGTCCCTTCCAGATAACTTTTTCTGGTTCTCCGGGATGTGGGTCTATTAGAGGCTGCTCCCTGGGTTATGGATCTAGAAGCTGCTACTCTCTGGACCGGGGATCCAGAGTGGGCTGTGGATCCAGAGTCTTCAGACTGCTGGGTTATGGAATTCATGGCTTCCCTTCCCTGAGGTGTGGATCCAGGTTCTACCACCCAGCCTACTTGGCTTCTAGGAGCTGCCAGTCTTCTCGCTATAGGCCAATCTGTAGATCAAACTTCTGTAGATCAACTTGTTGA